A window from Gottschalkiaceae bacterium SANA encodes these proteins:
- the pyrR gene encoding bifunctional pyr operon transcriptional regulator/uracil phosphoribosyltransferase PyrR, with translation MKTKARLMDDKAMGRAVIRIAHEILEKNHGMEHLVLVGVKTRGVPFAKRIAKKIEEIEGVEVSVEMLDITLYRDDLTEVNEQPTINQAINFDVKGKDVVLFDDVIFTGRTVRAALDALVDHGRPRSIQLAVMIDRGHRELPIRPDYVGKNAPTSRNEIISVKFIESDQEDSVTILEKEK, from the coding sequence ATGAAAACCAAAGCACGTTTAATGGATGATAAAGCAATGGGACGGGCTGTGATACGTATTGCCCATGAAATTTTGGAAAAAAACCATGGTATGGAGCATTTGGTGCTCGTCGGTGTTAAAACACGTGGCGTACCTTTTGCAAAACGGATAGCAAAGAAAATTGAGGAAATTGAGGGTGTTGAGGTTTCTGTCGAAATGTTAGATATCACACTTTATCGTGATGACTTGACGGAGGTCAATGAACAACCGACAATCAATCAAGCCATTAACTTCGATGTAAAGGGTAAGGATGTTGTTCTTTTTGATGATGTTATTTTTACGGGACGGACTGTTCGGGCTGCACTGGATGCCTTGGTGGATCATGGACGTCCACGAAGCATACAATTAGCGGTTATGATCGATCGTGGTCACCGGGAATTGCCAATTCGCCCAGATTATGTGGGAAAAAATGCACCAACTTCAAGAAATGAAATAATCAGTGTGAAGTTCATAGAATCGGATCAAGAAGATTCTGTCACCATTTTAGAAAAAGAGAAATAG